A genomic region of Cannabis sativa cultivar Pink pepper isolate KNU-18-1 chromosome 1, ASM2916894v1, whole genome shotgun sequence contains the following coding sequences:
- the LOC133033637 gene encoding uncharacterized protein LOC133033637 translates to MGKSLPSTTRLQEFTRVISSDKLQKSKRAKPISQIRVSSPGTVKSDSFRVDSDQQKSRRMESSEGQSRSGQTQTQPLSLVVADCVKRWFQDTLKEAKTGDTAMQVLVGQMYFNGYGVAKDPQKGRSWIGRASKTRSSVWKVGDKHPGYNASDSDSDDPNDDSKNIK, encoded by the exons ATGGGAAAGTCACTTCCATCTACGACCAGACTCCAAGAATTCACGAGAGTAATCTCATCAGACAAGCTCCAAAAGTCAAAGCGTGCAAAACCCATATCTCAAATCCGAGTTTCTTCGCCCGGAACAGTCAAATCGGACAGTTTCCGAGTTGACTCGGATCAGCAAAAGTCAAGGAGGATGGAGAGCTCCGAGGGTCAGAGCCGTAGTGGCCAGACTCAGACTCAGCCGCTGTCTCTGGTGGTGGCCGACTGTGTTAAGCGATGGTTTCAGGACACGCTCAAGGAAGCCAAGACTGGTGATACCGCTATGCAGGTCTTGGTGGGCCAAATGTATTTCAACGGCTATGGTGTTGCTAAAGATCCTCAGAAG GGACGTTCTTGGATCGGTAGAGCATCAAAAACTCGATCTTCTGTTTGGAAAGTAGGTGATAAACACCCAG GCTACAATGCAAGTGATTCAGATTCTGATGATCCGAACGATGATTCTAAAAATATCAAATAG
- the LOC133035292 gene encoding uncharacterized protein LOC133035292: MENLAQNLGFTGAVCMSARGLAGGSCLLWNKNINLHVNYAVDGYFEATVCDMNTQFLWKLVAVYGTPYVRDKENFWNYLETEANHFHLPWVILGDLNCIGSKEEKVGGSKVTVTDLRWLRNFQDNTGCVDLRFIGNKFTWQNKRFHGGLIRERLDRALCSGDWMNNYDYSGVLNLPITISDHAPIILDTHLFATKGFIPFRFYEAWSWESSCRGEIERAWCCPSTEATTALVRNVSNTRKALQGWKKKIQGVTDTDIKAMEKRLEWIQQQPISTDLKREEALIQDQLIISWSKQESMWRQRSRETWLALGDRNTKFFHTATNIRRRRNSIWAIKDKEGRIWKDKMNIGKVINAHFTELYTSTRPVFDDKLENLEVKSISHSENEELSRTPSVEEIKSAVFSLHPLKAPGPDGFSGCFFRKFWDIVGPCLCSSVQEAFETGVIDPRINNTFVCLIPKVEFALGVDQYRPISLCNFSYKVIAKILSNRMRPLMEELVSPFQSAFIPGRWIAESSILTQELVHKIKAKRGRGGLMAIKLDMHKAYDKMEWSFIQKVLSKNGFNGKSIRLLMACVTSVSYSVLLNGCPLKKLYPQRGLRQGDPISPFLFLLCQDVLSKMITQAEEEGYIQGIKIAQSSPSISHLMFADDTILFARANETNARNLLKYLSDYESWSGQTCSKPKSGILFSKNTNAGLKNNILNILNINQVSGEEKHLGNPFIFKRRKAEDYNRLKDSMRSKLEGWRMKSLSYAGRLTLIKSVAASIPIYAMSTQKVPISTCRDLDSLMRKYWWKGSVEKDRYMAYRAWDKICTPKSMGGLGLRRCEDMNKALMTKLAWCLGSKMERPWVTCMLEKYCKHDSFWCVNQKSNDSPLWKSVLGSREVLLQGSMATAASGESINFWKQPWIPWMEYREFLDLMQLLGERRYTIKTLADVSLGNRWNEEVIIQIFGHELGERILNIPRIPSPFPDQMFWKENRNGKFSVKSAYVVDQKWRFEPGQRIWKWIWDGRIHPRISIFLWRILNEAIPTKNKLPFIPIKDCSLCGKEGESALHLFRSCSFTKAMWMGSQYPLRNDNIPGESMVIFLENLISIFPDSCRIDLVFFFGCLCNEIWNQRNASCIRNATGNPTQALWNVGKALTDFKVLIMDSAKESLVPTPSLEATVYPDAPTCMHHEQVDYVVFTDASWDKGETGVAAIIINMTEGNWLVKARKTTASCSLEAEFKAIEMALQWAVAEKKMKILILSDSKIAVNSLSANEGCPDWKCASLFFSVINLSRKLLVSRFIFISRSLNIVADGVAKNARLSSFLDVLYQGEGMPPVVPITFST, from the coding sequence ATGGAGAACTTGGCTCAAAATTTGGGATTTACTGGTGCGGTTTGTATGAGTGCAAGAGGTTTGGCTGGAGGTTCTTGTTTGTtatggaataaaaatataaatcttCATGTGAATTATGCGGTTGATGGATACTTTGAAGCAACAGTTTGTGATATGAATACCCAATTTCTTTGGAAGCTGGTGGCGGTTTATGGAACGCCTTATGTTCGAGATAAAGAGAATTTCTGGAATTATCTTGAGACTGAGGCAAACCACTTCCACTTGCCGTGGGTTATTTTGGGTGATCTAAATTGTATTGGAAGTAAGGAAGAGAAAGTTGGGGGGTCTAAGGTTACTGTGACAGATTTACGTTGGCTGAGGAATTTTCAAGATAATACGGGATGCGTAGATCTTCGTTTTATCGGTAACAAATTCACATGGCAAAACAAGAGATTTCATGGTGGTTTAATTAGGGAAAGATTGGATAGAGCGCTCTGTTCGGGAGACTGGATGAATAATTATGATTACTCAGGGGTCCTTAATCTACCTATCACTATTTCGGACCATGCTCCTATCATTCTGGATACTCACTTGTTTGCTACCAAAGGTTTCATTCCCTTCCGATTTTATGAAGCATGGTCCTGGGAAAGCTCGTGTAGGGGAGAAATTGAAAGGGCTTGGTGCTGTCCAAGTACTGAAGCCACAACAGCTCTAGTTCGAAATGTCAGTAATACGAGAAAAGCGCTCCAAGGATGGAAGAAAAAGATTCAAGGAGTAACAGACACAGACATCAAAGCAATGGAAAAAAGGTTAGAATGGATCCAACAACAGCCCATCTCGACTGACCTGAAAAGAGAAGAAGCTCTCATTCAAGATCAATTGATAATCTCGTGGTCTAAACAAGAAAGCATGTGGAGACAACGATCAAGGGAAACTTGGCTAGCTTTGGGAGATCGGAATACAAAATTTTTCCATACTGCGACTAACatcagaagaagaaggaatagcATTTGGGCCATCAAAGATAAAGAGGGAAGAATTTGGAAGGACAAGATGAATATTGGCAAGGTCATAAATGCTCACTTCACAGAATTGTACACTTCAACGAGACCGGTATTCGATGATAAGTTGGAAAATCTAGAGGTGAAGAGCATATCCCATTCTGAAAATGAGGAATTGTCAAGAACTCCTAGTGTCGAGGAGATTAAAAGTGCAGTATTCAGCCTTCACCCTCTCAAAGCCCCGGGACCGGATGGATTTTCGGGATGTTTTTTCAGAAAATTCTGGGACATTGTCGGCCCTTGTCTGTGCTCCTCGGTTCAAGAAGCCTTCGAGACGGGGGTGATTGATCCAAGAATCAATAATACCTTTGTGTGCCTTATTCCAAAAGTTGAATTTGCGTTGGGTGTTGATCAATATCGCCCAATTAGCTTATGCAACTTTTCTTATAAGGTAATAGCAAAGATCCTTTCAAATAGGATGCGACCTCTCATGGAGGAGTTGGTTTCCCCGTTCCAATCGGCCTTCATCCCAGGCAGATGGATTGCCGAATCTTCAATCCTTACCCAAGAGCTAGTTCACAAAATCAAGGCGAAAAGAGGCAGGGGAGGTCTTATGGCAATAAAGCTGGATATGCACAAAGCATATGACAAGATGGAATGGAGTTTCATCCAAAAAGTACTAAGTAAGAATGGTTTTAATGGCAAGAGTATTAGGCTCCTTATGGCTTGCGTGACTAGTGTCTCCTACTCTGTTCTGTTGAATGGCTGTCCTCTAAAGAAGTTGTATCCTCAACGAGGGTTGAGACAAGGGGATCCGATTTCGCCATTCCTGTTTCTCCTTTGTCAAGACGTGCTATCCAAAATGATTACTCAGGCGGAAGAGGAAGGTTACATTCAAGGAATCAAGATTGCACAGTCTAGCCCCTCGATTTCTCATCTAATGTTCGCAGACGATACTATCCTTTTCGCTAGAGCAAATGAAACAAATGCAAGGAACCTTCTCAAGTACCTATCCGATTATGAGAGTTGGTCGGGTCAGACTTGTAGCAAACCAAAGTCTGGGATTCTTTTCTCTAAGAATACCAATGCTGGCTTGAAAAATAATATCCTCAACATCCTTAATATTAATCAAGTCAGTGGAGAAGAGAAACATTTAGGAAATCCATTCATTTTCAAAAGGAGAAAAGCAGAAGATTATAATAGGCTCAAGGATAGTATGAGATCAAAGCTGGAGGGTTGGAGGATGAAATCGCTATCCTATGCTGGAAGGTTAACTCTCATCAAGTCAGTTGCGGCCTCCATCCCAATTTATGCCATGTCCACTCAGAAGGTTCCTATATCCACTTGTCGAGACTTAGATTCTTTAATGAGGAAGTATTGGTGGAAAGGAAGTGTAGAAAAGGATAGATACATGGCGTATAGAGCCTGGGATAAGATTTGTACTCCAAAGTCTATGGGGGGGCTGGGGTTGAGAAGGTGCGAAGACATGAACAAGGCGCTCATGACAAAACTGGCTTGGTGCCTTGGAAGTAAAATGGAGAGACCGTGGGTTACATGTATGCTGGAAAAGTATTGCAAGCACGACAGCTTCTGGTGTGTAAACCAGAAATCCAATGACTCCCCTCTTTGGAAAAGTGTTTTAGGCTCAAGGGAAGTGTTACTCCAAGGCTCCATGGCAACTGCTGCTTCGGGAGAATCAATTAACTTCTGGAAGCAACCGTGGATACCCTGGATGGAATACAGAGAGTTTCTTGATCTGATGCAGCTGCTTGGAGAAAGAAGGTACACAATTAAAACGTTAGCAGATGTGTCTCTGGGGAACAGGTGGAATGAAGAAGTGATTATCCAGATATTCGGTCATGAATTGGGGGAACGAATTCTTAATATACCGAGAATTCCAAGCCCTTTCCCTGACCAAATGTTCTGGAAGGAAAATCGCAATGGAAAATTCTCAGTTAAGTCGGCGTATGTTGTGGATCAAAAATGGCGATTTGAACCTGGCCAACGAATTTGGAAATGGATTTGGGATGGAAGAATACATCCAAGGATCTCGATTTTCCTTTGGCGTATCTTAAACGAAGCAATTCCGACCAAGAACAAGTTGCCTTTTATCCCAATCAAAGATTGTAGTTTATGTGGAAAGGAAGGAGAATCGGCTCTCCACCTATTTCGAAGTTGTAGCTTCACTAAGGCTATGTGGATGGGAAGTCAGTATCCACTGAGGAATGATAACATTCCAGGGGAATCAATGGTAATTTTTCTGGAAAATTTAATATCAATCTTCCCTGACTCCTGTAGGATTGATCTTGTCTTCTTCTTCGGTTGCTTGTGCAATGAAATATGGAATCAGAGGAATGCTTCCTGCATTCGTAATGCCACAGGTAATCCAACTCAAGCTCTATGGAATGTTGGCAAGGCCTTAACTGATTTTAAAGTGTTGATAATGGATTCAGCAAAGGAATCTCTAGTCCCCACTCCTAGCCTTGAGGCTACGGTGTATCCTGATGCTCCCACTTGTATGCATCATGAGCAAGTTGATTATGTTGTTTTCACCGATGCTTCATGGGACAAGGGAGAGACTGGTGTTGCAGCAATCATCATCAACATGACTGAGGGGAATTGGCTCGTGAAGGCTAGGAAAACCACAGCTTCATGTTCCTTGGAAGCAGAATTTAAAGCCATAGAGATGGCTCTGCAGTGGGCTGTTgcagaaaagaagatgaaaatCCTCATTCTCTCGGATTCTAAGATTGCTGTGAATTCTCTTTCGGCAAATGAGGGATGTCCTGATTGGAAATGTGCAAGTCTGTTTTTTTCAGTTATTAATCTATCTAGGAAGCTGTTAGTTAGCAGGTTTATTTTTATAAGTCGTAGTTTAAATATTGTTGCTGATGGTGTTGCAAAGAACGCTAGATTGTCTAGTTTTCTTGATGTTTTGTATCAAGGGGAGGGAATGCCCCCTGTTGTTCCCATCACTTTTTCTACTTAA
- the LOC133033636 gene encoding staphylococcal-like nuclease CAN1, producing the protein MGNVLRLLYGHCCKPATTTTGSHGVSALTHDIFQFETTSEVPDGLSKHVVSSKKAQANWYGKLSEAWRGANPPPKTAEEATRLVVQTLKRHQKKDVEGLLAFYGLPLPHTLVEVPVGVPTSTPAGVKFELQSLPIDAKSIADGDTVTVYVSTTDPRESSCLPRDVQKAADERSKARAVKNYTKADALHKQIVDAGYRVISLQNNEEVLAKKYRIRLRGIDAPESKMPYGKEAKEELAKLVQGKCLRVLVYDQDRYGRCVGDIYSNGVFVQETLLKKGFAWHYSAYDQRQELAKWENEARAKRVGLWASSNPEKPWDWRKDRREGR; encoded by the exons ATGGGTAACGTTTTAAGATTATTGTACGGACATTGTTGTAAGCCGGCCACCACTACTACAGGATCCCACGGCGTCTCCGCCCTTACCCATGATATCTTCCAATTCGAGACCACTTCTGAG GTCCCAGATGGACTGAGTAAGCATGTTGTGTCGTCCAAGAAGGCTCAAGCTAACTG gtATGGAAAACTATCTGAGGCATGGAGAGGAGCCAACCCACCTCCAAAGACAGCTGAAGAAGCAACTAGGCTTGTCGTCCAAACCTTGAAAAGACACCAAAAGAAAGATGTTGag GGTTTATTGGCTTTCTATGGTTTGCCTCTTCCTCATACTCTTGTTGAAGTTCCTGTTGGGGTCCCAACTTCAACACCTGCTGGAGTAAAGTTCGAATTGCAATCACTACCG ATCGATGCCAAGTCAATTGCGGATGGAGATACAGTGACTGTTTATGTCAGCACAACAGACCCTAGAGAATCATCATGTCTTCCGAGAGACGTACAAAAGGCTGCTGATGAAAGATCCAAAGCGCGTGCCGTTAAGAACTATACAAAGGCAGATGCACTTCACAAGCAAATAGTTGATGCTGGATACAG GGTGATCAGTCTTCAGAATAATGAGGAAGTTCTAGCCAAAAAGTATAGAATTCGACTGAG GGGAATAGATGCACCAGAAAGTAAAATGCCATATGGTAAAGAAGCCAAGGAAGAGCTAGCTAAGCTTGTCCAAGGAAAGTGTCTAAGAGTCCTTGTCTATGATCAAGATCGTTATGGCCGTTGTGTTGGTGATATTTATTCCAATGGAGTATTTGTACAG GAAACGTTGCTCAAGAAAGGGTTTGCTTGGCATTACTCTGCCTACGACCAACGCCAAGAACTTGCAAAA TGGGAAAATGAAGCTCGTGCAAAGAGAGTGGGTTTGTGGGCTTCCTCAAACCCTGAGAAGCCATGGGATTGGAGAAAGGACAGACGAGAAGGAAGATAG
- the LOC115705571 gene encoding copper transport protein ATX1, which produces MPNVVEVKVGLHCVDCIKKILKAIKKIQDIETYDVDKQLNKVIVTGNVTTEEVIKALQKIGKSATAWEAEPETQ; this is translated from the exons ATGCCTAAC GTGGTCGAAGTGAAGGTGGGTTTACATTGTGTTGATTGCATCAAGAAGATATTgaaggccattaagaaaattcaaG ACATTGAGACATATGACGTTGATAAACAGCTTAACAAAGTCATTGTTACGGGCAATGTTACTACAGAAGAAGTGATTAAAGCTCTTCAAAAGATTGGCAAGTCTGCTACAGCTTGGGAGGCAGAGCCAGAGACCCAGTGA
- the LOC115705570 gene encoding protein EARLY RESPONSIVE TO DEHYDRATION 15, with translation MAMEVISGRSSSSTLNPNAPMFVPLAYRTVEDFSDEWWVLVQSNPWFQDYWLQERFCDPQTESSFLDIYDPDLSEFDALFDYEDEKVEGDADTTTDLISLGAGKWRKGRAPVEAPRYIEKAPKFVKPKMSPRTIQQPR, from the exons ATGGCAATGGAAGTAATTTCTGGAAGATCGTCTTCTTCTACTTTGAATCCCAACGCTCCGATGTTCGTTCCCTTGGCTTATCGGACGGTGGAAGACTTCTCCGACGAGTGGTGGGTCCTCGTTCAGTCCAATCCTTGGTTCCAAGACTACTGGCTCCAGGAGCGCTTCTGTGATCCACAAACTGAGTCTTCCTTCCTTGATATTTACGATCCCGACCTCTCTGAATTCGATGCCCTATTCGATTACGAAG ATGAGAAAGTAGAGGGTGATGCAGATACTACGACGGACTTGATCAGTTTGGGAGCAGGGAAATGGCGGAAGGGCCGTGCTCCGGTGGAAGCTCCGAGGTACATCGAGAAAGCACCGAAGTTTGTGAAGCCGAAAATGAGTCCAAGGACGATTCAACAGCCGAGGTAG